Proteins from one Salinispora arenicola genomic window:
- a CDS encoding tyrosine-protein phosphatase: MTGRDLALVGAPNARDLGGLVGAGGRRVRPGALLRTPALGRLTDEDLPVLAKLAPACVVDLRDTAEQAVAPPDRLPGEPQVVHLPVHDAAHPVFTYVSAVLLGHDLGAYEELAEEGTPAAMKSIYRWFVTGESARAGFGAAVRLAVEAANLPLLYHCSAGKDRTGWLTAVLLHALGVDEATIRADYLANNALTESLREVLLAAMQRRSPELDVASVRPVLEVRDEYLDAGYDEAGRVYGSFGSYLRDGLGVDDELVATLRARLLE, from the coding sequence GTGACCGGGCGGGACCTGGCGCTGGTGGGGGCGCCGAACGCGCGTGATCTCGGTGGGCTGGTTGGTGCGGGTGGGCGCCGGGTACGCCCCGGGGCGCTGCTCCGTACCCCGGCGCTGGGCCGGCTGACCGACGAGGACCTACCGGTGCTGGCGAAGCTCGCGCCGGCCTGCGTCGTGGACCTGAGGGACACCGCCGAGCAGGCGGTCGCCCCGCCGGACCGACTGCCGGGGGAGCCCCAGGTGGTACACCTGCCGGTCCACGACGCGGCGCATCCGGTCTTCACGTACGTGTCGGCGGTGCTGCTCGGTCACGACCTCGGTGCCTACGAGGAACTGGCCGAGGAGGGCACCCCGGCGGCGATGAAATCCATCTACCGCTGGTTCGTGACCGGAGAGTCGGCGCGGGCCGGCTTCGGTGCGGCGGTGCGGTTGGCGGTGGAGGCGGCGAACCTGCCTCTGCTCTATCACTGCTCGGCCGGTAAGGACCGCACCGGCTGGTTGACGGCGGTGCTGCTGCACGCGCTCGGGGTGGACGAGGCCACGATCCGGGCGGACTACCTCGCCAACAACGCGCTTACCGAAAGTCTGCGCGAGGTGCTCCTCGCCGCGATGCAGCGGCGGAGCCCGGAATTGGACGTCGCTTCGGTGCGGCCGGTGTTGGAGGTGCGCGACGAGTACCTCGACGCCGGGTACGACGAGGCGGGGCGGGTGTACGGGTCGTTCGGGTCGTATCTGCGCGACGGGCTCGGGGTGGACGATGAACTGGTCGCGACGTTGCGGGCGCGGCTGCTGGAGTGA
- a CDS encoding serine hydrolase, producing the protein MIFDGLDADLDRASGTVSASLGRLGATPTWTRHPDTTHYAASMMKVAVLVALYRIVEAGHLDPDSAVPVRNEFDSARPGAARFSCARHYDNDDAVWARVGDTAPLRWLAEHMITRSSNLATNLLLDRVGLPAVADAWARGGARHSVTGRGIEDFAARAAGITNLVTAADLAALLGNLALGATQPGPLAAPESCAAMLDILTGQEHREDLAAGLPAGTRIAHKNGWVRGVRHSAGIVYPDDAPPYVIAVCTTADPTDASPDDDACQLIADISARAFAQRHQLG; encoded by the coding sequence GTGATCTTCGACGGCCTCGACGCGGACCTCGACCGGGCGTCCGGCACCGTCTCGGCGTCCCTGGGTCGACTCGGTGCCACCCCCACTTGGACCCGGCACCCGGACACCACCCACTACGCGGCCAGCATGATGAAGGTGGCCGTGCTGGTGGCGCTGTACCGGATCGTGGAGGCAGGACACCTCGACCCGGACAGCGCCGTACCGGTGCGCAACGAGTTCGACTCCGCCCGGCCCGGCGCGGCCCGGTTCTCCTGCGCCCGCCACTACGACAACGACGACGCCGTCTGGGCCCGGGTTGGTGACACCGCCCCGCTACGCTGGCTGGCCGAACACATGATCACCCGATCCAGCAACCTCGCCACCAACCTGCTGCTCGACCGGGTCGGCCTGCCGGCCGTCGCCGACGCCTGGGCCCGTGGTGGGGCCCGGCACAGCGTCACCGGCCGCGGCATCGAGGACTTCGCCGCCCGCGCTGCCGGCATCACCAACCTGGTCACCGCCGCCGACCTGGCCGCCCTCCTCGGCAACCTGGCGCTCGGGGCCACCCAGCCCGGCCCGCTGGCCGCACCGGAGAGCTGCGCCGCCATGCTCGACATCCTGACCGGCCAGGAACATCGTGAGGACCTGGCCGCTGGCCTGCCCGCCGGCACCCGCATCGCTCACAAGAACGGCTGGGTACGCGGCGTGCGGCACAGCGCCGGCATCGTCTACCCCGACGACGCACCCCCGTACGTCATCGCCGTCTGCACCACCGCCGACCCCACCGACGCCAGCCCGGACGACGATGCCTGCCAGCTCATCGCCGACATCTCCGCTCGCGCCTTCGCGCAGCGCCACCAGCTCGGCTGA
- the typA gene encoding translational GTPase TypA — MQLRTDLRNVAIIAHVDHGKTTLVDAMLRQAGAYGARGEVTERVMDSMDLEREKGITILAKNTGVRYLPADGSDAVTINIIDTPGHADFGGEVERGLTMVDGVLLLVDASEGPLPQTRFVLRKALRARLPIILVINKVDRPDARIKEVVDDTYELFLDLDADEEQIDFPIVYACARDGIASLTQPADGAVPQDSHNLEPLFRVLLDTIPPPAYDEQSPLQAHVTNLDASPFLGRLALCRVRQGTIAKGQTVAWCRTDGSSQRVRISELLMTEGLESKPAESAGPGDIIAVAGIPEIMIGETLADAEDPRPLPLITVDEPAISMTIGTNTSPLVGRAKGAKVTARMVKDRLDRELIGNVSLRVLPTERPDAWEVQGRGELALAILVEQMRRESYELTVGKPQVVTREIDGKTCEPVERLTIDAPEEHLGSITQLLATRKGRMEQLVNHGTGWIRMEWLVPARGLIGFRTQFLTETRGTGILHHVFEAYEPWFGQLRTRNNGSLVADRSGAATAFAMMNLQERGTLFVEPSTEVYEGMIVGENSRSDDMDVNITKEKKLTNMRSSTAEETEKLIPPRKLSLEQALEFCREDECVEVTPAAVRIRKVLLDQTQRARAAARRKHAG, encoded by the coding sequence ATGCAGCTTCGCACCGACCTCCGCAACGTCGCCATCATCGCTCACGTCGACCACGGCAAGACCACCCTGGTCGACGCCATGTTGCGACAGGCCGGCGCCTACGGTGCCCGGGGCGAGGTGACCGAGCGGGTGATGGACTCGATGGACCTCGAACGCGAGAAGGGCATCACCATCCTCGCGAAGAACACCGGTGTGCGGTACCTGCCGGCCGACGGCTCCGACGCGGTGACGATCAACATCATCGACACGCCGGGGCACGCCGACTTCGGCGGCGAGGTGGAGCGCGGCCTCACCATGGTCGACGGGGTGCTGCTGTTGGTGGACGCCAGTGAGGGCCCCCTGCCACAGACCCGGTTCGTGCTCCGCAAGGCCCTGCGGGCGCGCCTACCGATCATCCTCGTCATCAACAAGGTGGACCGACCGGACGCCCGGATCAAGGAAGTCGTGGATGACACGTACGAACTCTTCCTCGACCTGGACGCCGACGAGGAGCAGATCGACTTCCCGATCGTCTACGCCTGCGCCCGCGACGGAATCGCCTCGCTCACCCAGCCCGCCGACGGCGCCGTCCCGCAGGACAGCCACAACCTCGAACCGCTGTTCCGCGTCCTGCTCGACACCATCCCGCCGCCCGCGTACGACGAGCAGTCCCCGCTCCAGGCACACGTCACCAACCTGGACGCCTCGCCGTTCCTTGGCCGGCTCGCCCTGTGCCGGGTCCGGCAGGGCACGATCGCCAAGGGTCAGACCGTCGCCTGGTGCCGCACCGACGGCAGCAGCCAGCGGGTACGCATCTCCGAGCTGCTGATGACCGAGGGTCTGGAGAGCAAGCCGGCCGAGTCCGCCGGGCCGGGCGACATCATCGCCGTCGCCGGCATCCCCGAGATCATGATCGGTGAGACGCTCGCCGACGCGGAGGACCCACGGCCGCTGCCGCTGATCACTGTTGACGAGCCGGCCATCTCGATGACCATCGGCACCAACACCTCACCCCTGGTCGGCCGGGCCAAGGGCGCCAAGGTCACCGCGCGGATGGTCAAGGACCGGCTGGACCGGGAACTGATCGGCAACGTCTCGCTGCGGGTCCTACCAACCGAACGGCCCGACGCCTGGGAGGTGCAGGGCCGCGGCGAACTGGCCCTGGCCATCCTGGTCGAGCAGATGCGCCGCGAGTCGTACGAGCTGACCGTCGGTAAACCGCAGGTTGTCACCAGGGAGATCGACGGCAAGACCTGTGAACCGGTGGAACGGCTGACCATCGACGCCCCCGAGGAGCACCTGGGATCGATCACCCAACTGCTGGCCACCCGCAAGGGCCGGATGGAGCAGTTGGTCAACCACGGCACCGGTTGGATCCGCATGGAATGGCTGGTCCCGGCGCGTGGTCTGATCGGATTCCGCACCCAGTTCCTCACCGAGACCCGGGGAACGGGCATTCTGCACCATGTCTTCGAGGCGTACGAGCCCTGGTTCGGCCAGCTGCGGACCCGTAACAACGGCTCGCTGGTCGCCGACCGCTCCGGCGCCGCCACCGCCTTCGCGATGATGAACCTGCAGGAGCGCGGCACCCTGTTCGTCGAACCGAGTACCGAGGTGTACGAGGGCATGATCGTCGGCGAGAACTCCCGTTCCGATGACATGGACGTCAACATCACCAAGGAGAAGAAGCTCACCAACATGCGCTCCTCGACCGCGGAGGAGACGGAGAAGCTGATTCCACCGCGCAAGCTCTCCCTGGAGCAGGCCCTGGAGTTCTGCCGTGAGGACGAGTGCGTCGAGGTGACCCCGGCGGCGGTGCGGATCCGCAAGGTGCTCCTCGACCAGACGCAGCGGGCCCGCGCAGCCGCCCGCCGCAAGCACGCCGGCTGA
- a CDS encoding DedA family protein — MHELLSRLQELPPGLILLVAALIVAGETALIFGLLMPGEATLLLVGFLTYTGTLRLGPALLVMISAAALGDAAAFRAGRRYGPRLRASRFGARVGADRWHRADAMIGRLGGRGVFTARWVAFARTLVPRLAGAGRMPYRRFAPWNLGGVVTWVGGSVVAGHLAGESYETVSHLLGRATGAVLVLFGAVLAVLLTGRWLGRNPDPVRALLFRAGALPPVRWLTRRYGVLFVLLARSLGPGWTLLLNLAAGLLLLFVAGLAVAWALGVVVRRSGLSVVDGAVADWFAARRTPEVMEVTLAAVSALRGPVVILFVAVVAAVVAWRQRPWRADLLSVVGTVGAFVPLVVLAVAADVVRPDRSGPPVLFPTQTAVVAASLCTLAWLLSRGARWPVAVAAWTFAAAGAVGVGGARLYLGLSTASSALSGMLLGVAWTAVFMVAWVTRDRAVGVDADAADLPGPAAPEPCAPGSQGVTGA, encoded by the coding sequence GTGCACGAGTTACTGAGCCGGCTGCAGGAACTGCCGCCAGGGCTGATTCTGCTGGTCGCTGCCCTGATCGTGGCCGGGGAGACGGCGCTCATCTTCGGGCTCCTGATGCCCGGTGAGGCAACGCTGCTGCTGGTCGGCTTCCTGACGTACACGGGCACGCTGCGGCTGGGACCCGCGCTGCTGGTGATGATCAGTGCGGCGGCGCTGGGCGACGCGGCGGCGTTCCGGGCCGGCCGCCGGTACGGGCCGCGGCTGCGCGCCAGCCGGTTCGGCGCCCGCGTCGGCGCGGACCGGTGGCACCGCGCCGACGCGATGATCGGAAGACTGGGCGGGCGGGGAGTGTTCACCGCCCGCTGGGTGGCCTTCGCCCGAACCCTGGTGCCCCGGCTGGCCGGTGCGGGGCGGATGCCGTACCGACGGTTCGCGCCGTGGAACCTGGGTGGGGTGGTGACCTGGGTGGGGGGCTCGGTGGTCGCCGGGCACCTGGCCGGCGAGTCGTACGAGACGGTGTCGCATCTGCTCGGCCGGGCCACGGGTGCCGTGTTGGTGCTGTTCGGGGCGGTGCTGGCGGTACTGCTGACCGGCCGCTGGCTGGGCCGTAACCCGGACCCGGTGCGGGCGCTGCTGTTCCGCGCTGGCGCGCTGCCCCCGGTGCGGTGGCTGACCCGCCGGTACGGGGTGCTGTTCGTCCTGCTGGCCAGGTCGCTCGGCCCCGGGTGGACGTTGCTGCTGAACCTGGCTGCTGGCCTGCTGCTGCTGTTCGTGGCGGGGCTCGCCGTCGCCTGGGCGCTCGGCGTGGTGGTCCGGCGTAGCGGGCTGTCGGTGGTCGACGGCGCCGTCGCCGACTGGTTCGCGGCTCGCCGTACCCCGGAGGTGATGGAGGTGACGCTGGCCGCGGTTTCGGCGCTGCGTGGCCCGGTGGTGATCCTGTTCGTGGCGGTGGTGGCCGCGGTGGTGGCCTGGCGGCAGCGACCGTGGCGGGCCGACCTACTCAGCGTGGTGGGCACGGTCGGGGCCTTCGTGCCGCTGGTGGTGCTGGCGGTCGCCGCCGACGTGGTCCGGCCCGACCGGTCCGGTCCGCCGGTGTTGTTCCCGACGCAGACCGCCGTGGTCGCCGCGAGTTTGTGCACTCTCGCGTGGCTGTTGTCCCGAGGTGCGCGTTGGCCGGTGGCGGTGGCCGCGTGGACGTTCGCCGCGGCCGGGGCGGTCGGGGTCGGTGGGGCCCGGCTGTACCTGGGGCTGAGCACCGCCAGCAGCGCCCTCTCCGGGATGCTGCTGGGGGTGGCGTGGACGGCCGTGTTCATGGTGGCGTGGGTGACCCGCGACCGGGCCGTCGGCGTGGATGCGGACGCTGCGGACCTCCCGGGTCCGGCGGCACCCGAGCCGTGCGCGCCTGGGTCGCAGGGTGTCACCGGCGCGTGA
- a CDS encoding lytic transglycosylase domain-containing protein produces MTVLRIGAGALAVVLFTVGCAGERAQSSVEPTAGASTTVTSPTVTGTPIARVALGEAPRRSASPTARPTPKPTRTAPRTATKPPQETQLPPPPPTPSSTACTPHHQGMPASRTQVKAALADAAAKTYWPTSAPDIRIPPALIKATAWQESGWQSAVVACDGGIGLMQVMPATADWMNQRFGQSYDVWDYRDNAYLGANYLAWLTKYIGDMYFDDYRLDATLCSAELNSCLLNAVIAAYNYGHGAVASEGSPLTIPNPRYVGNVRALMTECVCLSY; encoded by the coding sequence ATGACTGTACTCCGGATCGGCGCAGGCGCACTTGCCGTTGTGCTGTTCACCGTTGGGTGCGCGGGGGAGCGGGCGCAGTCGTCGGTCGAACCGACGGCGGGGGCGAGCACCACGGTGACGTCGCCGACCGTGACGGGCACACCGATCGCGCGGGTGGCGTTGGGCGAGGCGCCCCGCCGCAGCGCCTCACCCACTGCTCGGCCCACGCCGAAGCCGACCCGGACCGCGCCGCGTACGGCGACGAAACCCCCGCAGGAGACGCAGCTTCCGCCCCCGCCGCCGACGCCGTCATCCACGGCCTGCACGCCCCACCACCAGGGGATGCCGGCTTCCCGCACACAGGTGAAAGCGGCACTCGCCGACGCTGCGGCGAAGACCTACTGGCCGACGTCCGCACCGGACATCAGGATCCCACCGGCCCTGATCAAGGCGACCGCCTGGCAGGAGAGCGGCTGGCAGTCCGCCGTCGTCGCCTGCGACGGCGGTATCGGACTGATGCAGGTGATGCCCGCGACCGCCGACTGGATGAACCAGCGGTTCGGCCAGAGTTACGACGTGTGGGACTACCGTGACAACGCCTACCTCGGCGCGAACTATCTGGCCTGGTTGACCAAGTACATCGGCGACATGTACTTCGACGACTACCGGTTGGACGCCACCCTGTGCTCGGCTGAGCTGAACTCGTGCCTACTGAACGCGGTGATCGCCGCGTACAACTACGGCCACGGTGCGGTGGCGAGCGAGGGAAGCCCGCTCACCATCCCGAATCCGAGGTATGTCGGCAACGTGCGCGCCCTGATGACCGAATGTGTCTGCCTGAGCTACTGA
- a CDS encoding MMPL family transporter, which translates to MSLFTHVARGRWAAWLTVVAAIVFGAAVFGLPKPDNPAPVSATGLSDRWQSTQVERLQEQLPASEVQPALVVVSRADGGPLTAADREVVTGKAAELRRFALDGQVPPPQVARDDSVALIAVPLSTADGRDRTVETIDRLRAALDDAPPGLTVEVTGAPAFTTDLTRVFDGADSTLLAVTAAVVALLLLITYRSPVLWIVPLAVVATTEQLTLRAIETIVPAVGINLQSGTVTGIASVLVFGATTNYALLLIARYREELRREPDRYAAMRTALGRTAEPILASGSTVVLGVLTLLLSEQETNRALAVACATGVVLAMLAALLVLPAALVIFGRGLFWPFVPRLGSTTSEGRLWGRLGTTVLRRPTSVAVLATLLLAALALGGLGIRTGLSETEQFRVEPEAVAGAQTLATAFPAGTTQPVAVLTAPAAVGAVTEAAATVPGVASARPGSTGATVAQIDVVLTAEPGTAASDRAIRALRTAVAAVPDSAPARVDGTGPFDGALVGGAVAAGYDGAEANAADLRLILPIILLLVAAVLVLLLRGLLAPVLLVLTVIASFFASLGAAWLLFDHVLGFPALDSGVILIAFVFLVALGVDYNIFLVTRAREDARHTGTRGGMRSALRVTGGVITSAGVLLAAVFAVLGVLPLILLTQIGVIVCIGVLLDTLLVRTVLVPALVFLLGDRFWWPGRPPRPAPGQIPTTPEPVSAHD; encoded by the coding sequence ATGTCCCTCTTCACCCACGTCGCCCGGGGCAGGTGGGCCGCGTGGCTCACCGTGGTCGCCGCGATCGTCTTCGGCGCCGCCGTCTTCGGCCTGCCGAAACCCGACAACCCGGCGCCCGTCTCCGCCACTGGACTGTCCGACCGGTGGCAGTCCACCCAGGTCGAACGGCTACAGGAACAGCTGCCCGCAAGTGAGGTCCAGCCAGCACTCGTCGTCGTCAGCCGCGCCGACGGCGGGCCCCTCACCGCCGCGGACCGGGAGGTGGTCACCGGCAAGGCCGCCGAGCTACGCCGGTTCGCGCTCGACGGACAGGTGCCGCCACCACAGGTCGCCCGGGACGACTCCGTCGCCCTGATCGCCGTGCCACTGTCCACCGCCGACGGACGGGACCGAACCGTCGAGACCATCGACCGGCTACGGGCCGCCCTGGACGACGCCCCACCGGGCCTCACCGTCGAGGTGACCGGGGCGCCGGCCTTCACCACCGACCTGACCCGGGTCTTCGACGGCGCCGACAGCACCCTGCTGGCCGTGACCGCCGCAGTGGTGGCGCTGCTGCTACTGATCACCTACCGCAGCCCGGTCCTGTGGATCGTGCCGTTGGCCGTCGTGGCCACCACCGAGCAACTCACCCTGCGTGCCATCGAGACGATCGTGCCGGCGGTCGGGATCAACCTGCAGTCGGGCACCGTCACCGGCATCGCCAGCGTGCTCGTCTTCGGGGCGACCACCAACTATGCCCTGCTGCTCATCGCCCGCTACCGGGAGGAGCTGCGCCGCGAACCGGACCGCTACGCGGCGATGCGCACCGCCCTGGGTCGCACCGCCGAGCCCATCCTGGCCAGCGGCTCCACCGTCGTCCTCGGCGTCCTCACGCTGCTGTTGTCCGAACAGGAGACCAACCGGGCACTCGCCGTGGCCTGCGCCACCGGTGTCGTGCTCGCCATGCTCGCCGCGCTCCTCGTTCTTCCCGCCGCTTTGGTGATCTTCGGCCGTGGGCTGTTCTGGCCGTTCGTTCCCCGCCTCGGCAGCACGACCAGCGAGGGCCGCCTGTGGGGCCGGCTCGGCACCACGGTCCTGCGCCGCCCGACGTCCGTCGCGGTCCTGGCGACGCTGCTGCTGGCCGCTCTCGCCCTCGGCGGCCTGGGCATCCGCACCGGGCTGTCGGAGACCGAGCAGTTCCGGGTCGAACCGGAGGCGGTCGCCGGAGCGCAGACCCTGGCGACGGCGTTCCCCGCCGGGACCACCCAGCCGGTCGCCGTGCTCACCGCGCCGGCGGCGGTCGGCGCGGTCACCGAGGCCGCCGCCACGGTGCCGGGCGTCGCCTCGGCCCGACCGGGCAGCACCGGCGCCACCGTCGCCCAGATCGACGTGGTGCTGACGGCCGAGCCGGGCACGGCCGCCTCCGACCGGGCGATACGGGCGCTGCGTACGGCGGTCGCCGCGGTGCCCGACTCCGCCCCGGCCAGGGTCGACGGCACCGGCCCCTTCGACGGAGCCCTGGTCGGCGGCGCCGTCGCCGCAGGCTACGACGGCGCCGAGGCCAACGCGGCCGACCTCCGACTGATCCTGCCGATCATCCTGCTGTTGGTCGCCGCTGTCCTGGTCCTGCTGCTGCGCGGCCTGCTGGCCCCGGTGCTCCTGGTGCTCACCGTGATCGCGTCGTTCTTCGCCAGCCTCGGGGCGGCCTGGCTGCTCTTCGACCACGTCCTGGGCTTTCCCGCACTGGACAGCGGCGTGATCCTGATCGCGTTCGTGTTCCTCGTCGCACTCGGCGTGGACTACAACATCTTCCTGGTCACCCGGGCCCGGGAGGACGCCCGCCACACCGGCACCCGCGGCGGAATGCGCTCTGCCCTCCGGGTCACCGGCGGTGTCATCACCAGCGCCGGAGTGCTGCTAGCCGCGGTCTTCGCCGTACTCGGCGTGCTTCCGCTGATCCTGCTCACTCAGATCGGAGTCATCGTCTGCATCGGTGTCCTGCTCGACACCCTTCTCGTACGAACGGTGCTGGTCCCCGCACTCGTGTTCCTGCTCGGCGACCGGTTCTGGTGGCCCGGCCGCCCTCCCCGACCGGCCCCCGGACAGATCCCAACCACTCCCGAGCCGGTATCCGCTCACGACTGA
- a CDS encoding MarR family winged helix-turn-helix transcriptional regulator: MYRRRDTRREQLIAEITNELRRYAVDAQHVGHAFANLHGLGATDLHALIAVMDAELQGEPITPGRLGEKLDLSSGSVTALLDRLERAGHVRRDRTPTDRRKVLVHYADRGAAVAAEFFRPLGRRTDAVMSEFTDDDLETVHRFVTAIRATLREHRDAVRAARPEPRRANG; this comes from the coding sequence ATGTACCGGCGACGCGACACCCGGCGTGAGCAGCTGATCGCGGAGATCACCAACGAACTCCGGCGATACGCGGTGGACGCCCAGCATGTCGGCCACGCCTTCGCCAACCTGCACGGGCTCGGGGCAACCGACCTGCACGCCCTGATCGCCGTGATGGACGCCGAACTGCAGGGCGAACCGATCACCCCAGGTCGCCTCGGCGAGAAGCTCGATCTCTCCTCCGGGTCCGTCACCGCCCTCCTCGACCGGCTGGAACGCGCCGGCCACGTCCGCCGTGACCGCACCCCCACCGACCGACGCAAGGTCCTGGTGCACTACGCCGACCGCGGTGCGGCCGTGGCCGCGGAGTTCTTCCGGCCGCTCGGCCGCCGCACCGACGCGGTGATGTCCGAGTTCACCGACGACGACCTGGAGACCGTCCACCGCTTCGTCACCGCCATCCGGGCCACCCTCCGCGAACACCGCGACGCGGTCCGAGCGGCCCGCCCCGAGCCACGCCGCGCGAACGGTTGA
- a CDS encoding CocE/NonD family hydrolase translates to MLAALATRVATAALRLPPSRTRRVTLTRDILVRTRDGVSLRTDHHAPDRPAAPTVLIRTPYGRGGPMRLLGRLAAERGYHVVIQSCRGTGGSGGLFDPLVHERDDGLDTLDWLRRQSWWNGTFGMFGASYQGFVQWAVAADAGADLRAMVAVVTASGTRDSTYPGESFALDTVLTWAELLQAQTVGWLARQWELKRGQPRLAAGLSHLPLAEADRVATGVTVPFFQEWLRHHTPDAAYWRRRVFGDRLAEVHAPVSMISGWHDIFLPAQLRDFAALRAAGAAPRLTVGPWTHGSPGLFVAALRDGLDWIDQHLGGYPGRHRAPVRVHVGGAGGGWRDLPDWPPPGTPTAWHLHPHGALRATPPPVSTPDGFWYDPADPTPSVGGPLLVAQQAGKMDNRPVEARSDVLTWTSAVLTAAVEVIGPVQAEIFVRSELPHLDVFVRLCDVDRRGRSWNVCDGLVRVRPPAFSPDQTSAVRVAVPLWPVAHRFAAGHRLRVQISGGAHPRYARNPGTGEPLGTAVTLRAGWREILHDPQHPSALVLPTVEGRSG, encoded by the coding sequence GTGCTCGCGGCGCTGGCGACCCGGGTGGCCACGGCCGCGTTGCGCCTGCCGCCGTCACGTACCCGCCGGGTCACCCTGACCCGCGACATCCTGGTCCGGACCCGCGACGGCGTGTCGCTGCGCACCGACCACCACGCCCCGGACCGGCCGGCCGCACCCACGGTGCTCATCCGCACCCCGTACGGGCGGGGTGGGCCGATGCGCCTGCTCGGCCGGCTCGCCGCCGAGCGGGGCTACCACGTGGTGATCCAGTCCTGCCGGGGTACCGGTGGGTCCGGCGGGCTGTTCGACCCGCTGGTGCACGAACGCGACGACGGTCTGGACACCCTCGACTGGCTGCGCCGCCAGTCCTGGTGGAACGGCACATTCGGCATGTTCGGGGCCAGCTACCAGGGCTTCGTCCAGTGGGCTGTCGCCGCTGACGCCGGGGCTGACCTTCGCGCGATGGTCGCGGTGGTGACCGCCTCCGGCACCCGCGACTCGACGTATCCGGGCGAGTCCTTCGCCCTGGACACCGTGCTCACCTGGGCCGAACTGCTCCAGGCGCAGACCGTCGGGTGGCTCGCCCGGCAGTGGGAACTCAAGCGTGGCCAGCCCCGGCTCGCCGCCGGGTTGTCCCACCTGCCGCTGGCCGAGGCGGACCGGGTGGCCACCGGCGTCACCGTGCCCTTCTTCCAGGAATGGTTACGCCACCACACCCCGGACGCGGCGTACTGGCGGAGGCGGGTCTTCGGTGACCGGCTTGCGGAGGTCCACGCCCCCGTTTCCATGATCAGCGGCTGGCACGACATCTTTCTCCCCGCCCAGTTGCGGGACTTCGCGGCCCTGCGTGCCGCCGGTGCCGCGCCCCGGCTCACCGTCGGGCCGTGGACGCACGGCAGCCCCGGGCTGTTCGTCGCCGCGCTCCGCGATGGACTGGACTGGATCGACCAACATCTGGGCGGGTACCCGGGGCGTCACCGCGCCCCGGTCCGCGTGCACGTCGGCGGGGCCGGCGGCGGCTGGCGAGATCTGCCAGACTGGCCGCCACCAGGCACGCCGACCGCCTGGCACCTGCACCCACACGGTGCGCTGCGGGCCACTCCGCCGCCGGTGTCGACCCCGGACGGTTTCTGGTACGACCCGGCCGATCCCACCCCCTCGGTGGGCGGCCCGCTGCTGGTGGCCCAGCAGGCCGGCAAAATGGACAACCGGCCCGTCGAGGCCCGCTCCGACGTGCTGACCTGGACCAGCGCGGTGTTGACCGCGGCAGTGGAAGTCATCGGACCGGTCCAGGCCGAGATCTTCGTCCGCAGCGAGCTACCTCACCTGGACGTTTTTGTGCGACTGTGCGACGTGGACCGCCGGGGTCGCTCCTGGAACGTCTGTGACGGGCTGGTCCGGGTCAGGCCGCCCGCCTTCTCGCCCGACCAGACGAGCGCGGTCCGCGTCGCGGTGCCGTTGTGGCCGGTGGCCCACCGGTTCGCCGCCGGTCACCGACTGCGGGTGCAGATCTCCGGCGGGGCCCACCCCCGGTATGCGCGTAACCCCGGCACCGGCGAACCGCTCGGCACCGCGGTCACTCTGCGCGCCGGATGGCGGGAGATCCTGCACGATCCGCAGCACCCGTCCGCCCTGGTGCTACCCACTGTCGAGGGCCGTTCTGGGTAG